The Impatiens glandulifera chromosome 3, dImpGla2.1, whole genome shotgun sequence genome contains a region encoding:
- the LOC124931446 gene encoding protein LIKE COV 1-like — MGDISKSTILMAARDRDRELLISLPNSTITHHDDHDQPSSTVLSSNNSGRETFYKVIQSWASKKFMTGCVILFPIAVTFYITWWFIRFVDGFFSPIYAQLGIDIFGLGFVTSVTFIFLVGVFMSSWLGASLLSIGEWFIKRMPFVRHIYNASKQISSAISPGQNNQAFKEVAIIRHPRVGEYAFGFITSSVILQSFSGEEELCCVYVPTNHLYIGDIFLINSKDVIRPNLSVREGIELVVSVGMSMPSVLSAMDSRIVELERSRSDGS, encoded by the exons ATGGGCGATATTAGCAAGTCTACCATTCTAATGGCCGCCAGAGACAGAGATCGCGAACTTCTCATCTCCCTCCCCAACTCCACCATCACTCACCATGATGATCATGATCAACCCTCCTCCACCGTCCTCTCCTCTAACAATTCCGGCCGCGAg ACTTTCTACAAAGTTATTCAGAGCTGGGCTTCCAAAAAGTTCATGACAGGATG TGTCATCCTATTTCCAATTGCAGTTACTTTCTATATAACTTGGTGGTTTATTCGATTTGTGGATGGATTTTTCTCTCCAATTTATGCTCAATTGGGCATTGACATCTTTG GTCTTGGATTTGTGACATCAGtcacttttattttcttggtGGGAGTGTTTATGTCATCATGGTTAGGAGCGTCACTTTTGAGTATTGGTGAGTGGTTTATTAAGCGGATGCCATTTGTGCGTCACATTTACAACGCCTCAAAACAAATAAGTTCTGCAATATCTCCGG GTCAGAACAATCAGGCTTTTAAGGAAGTTGCCATCATAAGACATCCACGCGTTGGCGAATATGCATTCGGTTTCATCACTTCATCCGTTATTCTTCAG AGTTTCTCTGGGGAAGAAGAGTTGTGTTGTGTTTATGTTCCCACAAACCATCTTTATATTGGTGATATATTTCTCATCAATTCTAAAGATGTCATCAGGCCCAACTTGTCTGTTCGAGAAGgaattg AGCTTGTAGTATCGGTGGGAATGTCAATGCCAAGCGTCTTATCTGCAATGGATTCGAGAATTGTTGAATTGGAAAGAAGTAGATCTGATGGAA